One Perognathus longimembris pacificus isolate PPM17 chromosome 2, ASM2315922v1, whole genome shotgun sequence DNA segment encodes these proteins:
- the Rp9 gene encoding retinitis pigmentosa 9 protein isoform X2 produces MSSRPSRDDTGPEMRAGGARRPREPAEQELLRRRELKRRRRDAQQLQQLQHLESFYEKPPPGLIKEDETKPEDCIPDVPGNEHAREFLAHAPTKGLWMPLGKEVKVMQCWRCKRYGHRTGDKECPFFIKGNQKLEQFRVAHEDPMYDIIRENKRHEKDVSWLH; encoded by the exons ATGTCGTCCCGGCCGAGTCGCGACGACACGGGGCCGGAGAtgcgggcggggggcgcgcggcggcCGCGGGAGCCGGCGGAACAGGAGCTGTTGCGGCGCCGGGAGCTGAAGCGGCGGCGCCGAGACGCACAGCAACTGCAGCAGCTGCAGCACCTGGAGTCCTT TTATGAAAAACCTCCTCCTGGGCTTATCAAG GAAGACGAGACTAAGCCAGAAGACTGCATACCGGATGTCCCGGGCAACGAGCATGCCAGGGAGTTTCTGGCTCACGCGCCAACTAAAGGACTGTGGATGCCCCTGGGGAAAGAAGTCAAAGTTATGCAGT gtTGGCGCTGCAAACGGTATGGTCACAGAACCGGTGACAAAGAATGCCCTTTCTTTATCAAAGGCAACCAAAAGTTAGAGCAGTTCAGAGTA GCACATGAAGACCCCATGTATGACATCATTCGGGAGAATAAAAGGCACGAAAAGGATGTGAG ctGGCTACACTGA
- the Rp9 gene encoding retinitis pigmentosa 9 protein isoform X1: MSSRPSRDDTGPEMRAGGARRPREPAEQELLRRRELKRRRRDAQQLQQLQHLESFYEKPPPGLIKEDETKPEDCIPDVPGNEHAREFLAHAPTKGLWMPLGKEVKVMQCWRCKRYGHRTGDKECPFFIKGNQKLEQFRVAHEDPMYDIIRENKRHEKDVRIQQLKQLLEDSTSDEDESSSSSSECKEKHKKKKKKEKHKKRKKEKKKKKKRKHKSSKSSSSSDSE, from the exons ATGTCGTCCCGGCCGAGTCGCGACGACACGGGGCCGGAGAtgcgggcggggggcgcgcggcggcCGCGGGAGCCGGCGGAACAGGAGCTGTTGCGGCGCCGGGAGCTGAAGCGGCGGCGCCGAGACGCACAGCAACTGCAGCAGCTGCAGCACCTGGAGTCCTT TTATGAAAAACCTCCTCCTGGGCTTATCAAG GAAGACGAGACTAAGCCAGAAGACTGCATACCGGATGTCCCGGGCAACGAGCATGCCAGGGAGTTTCTGGCTCACGCGCCAACTAAAGGACTGTGGATGCCCCTGGGGAAAGAAGTCAAAGTTATGCAGT gtTGGCGCTGCAAACGGTATGGTCACAGAACCGGTGACAAAGAATGCCCTTTCTTTATCAAAGGCAACCAAAAGTTAGAGCAGTTCAGAGTA GCACATGAAGACCCCATGTATGACATCATTCGGGAGAATAAAAGGCACGAAAAGGATGTGAG GATACAGCAGTTAAAGCAGTTGCTGGAGGATTCTACCTCAGACGAGGATGAGAGCAGCTCCAGCTCTTCTGAGTGTAaagagaaacacaagaaaaagaagaagaaggaaaagcataagaaaaggaagaaagagaagaaaaagaagaaaaaacggAAGCATAAGTCTTCCAAGTCAAGTTCGAGTTCAGACTCGGAGTGA